CCCACCCCCTCTCTCGGACCTGCTCTCTTTGCCTGACCTGCCTTTGCCAATTCACCAGTCACCTGCTCAGGTCCCCATGCACCATCCTGTCATTGCTCGTACTCCAGCTGTGCAACGTCATGCTGGGTCTAACCTACtgggggccaaattcagacctggcgTAAGCAGGGATAAGTGCCCTAAGATCAACGGGGCGGTGCCTGCACACGCCAGCTCCAAGTTTAGCCTCGAGTGGCTTGTAAACCCCAGGCACTCCTGGAAGCGGGCCTCCGGCACACACAAAGCACTGAGACTACACACGGGGACAGGGGCTTTGTTTTTTactccacctcttccttccccacaagACACaatttgtattaaatattttaaatatattaatttttaaaaagtattaataAAAAGTGACGGAACGACAGAGCCGACCGACGGAACGAGGAAGTCGTCTGATCACAAAGGGAGAGGGGGGTATTCTGGTGATTTACAGCTGGCTGGAGTATCCTGGATTCTTGCAAATTTGGAAAGGGATGAGTAGAAAAAATATACTGAATTTTATCTTCCTGGGTTGGGAGGTTAAGAGGAGGATACTGtgaagttttaaatatttttggtaatccccctccccgctcctccaATTTCCAATTGTTTTTAGTCTTTAAGAAGATTTTCTGGCTTGGGGTAGCCAAAGAGTACAAAATCAGCCTCGTAAAGTTTGTAGAGCTGCTGCCTCCAGGCCAGAGGAATTTTGGCAAACCAGtcctcctcccagctgctggcagtcCTGTTCCGGTAGCTGGGGGGGAAGTGGAGGAGCCTGTCCACCTTGAGAAGCTGCAGCAGATGAGCTGCATCTTCGTTGAGGGTCTCCAGCTTCCCGACAAAGTCATAGTCTATCTGGCACGGGTGACACAAGCGGTAAACCTGTCTCCAGTGCTCATTGAAAGGGGCCATCTTCTCTGTCCGGGGGTCCAGTAAGTACTGGATGAAGTCAGGGAAGGAGACTTTGAGGCCCGCCTTGAAGGCCTCGCTAACAGACGTGGGGAGGTTGGTGTGGTTGGAGTAGAGCTTCAACATGGGTATGGCAAAGCGCCGGTAGAACTCCTCATTCTCCAGCTCGAACTTGCTGCGGAAGGCAGAGATGAGCCGCACAAAGGGGTCACGTACAAAGAGGAACTTGGTGTATTTCTTCAGCTTGATCTTCATGAGGTGGCGGGAGAACTTCCCGTAGCGGCGCCAGAACTTGTTGAAAGTCAGGTGGGTGCTGGAGTTGTGGACATGCTCTCGGGGAATATCCAGGGGGTCCCGGTAGGGGACACCCTGATCCAGCAGGCTCTCACTCAGCACGATCATCACCCGCTTCCAGTTGGTGCAGGCCACCTTGGGGACATAGCAGTAGATGATGCCGTGGCGGTCGTCCACGATCAGGTGGTTCAGCTCGTAGTTGGGAATGTCGTCAAAGGAACGCTCCTTAGCGGGGAAGGTGAAACTGGAATTGGCACAGAACTCCCGCAGTGCCCTCCGCCGCTCAGCCTGCAGCTTCTCCTGGTCCAGGCTCACTCTGGTAATGCGGGTGGACCAGTCATAGCCTCTCACGTTCTCCTCCAGGTTGCCCAAGTCaggcctgctggagccctgcagtGGGGCCTGCTCCGTCTTTCTGTTCAAGGGACCATTCTGCCTCAGGCCAGAACTCAGAAGCTTCTCTAAAAACTCATCCATGTCCAACAAGCCTTCGCGTTCTTCATCCTGAGCAGCGGTGGGCGGAGTGTCCGGGACATGAGGCCTGGAGAAGGACGTGTGCAGGTAGAAATGAGCTGTCCCCACGTTGTCCCAGTACACAATGATCAGCAGAATCATGAACACGGAACCCAGCACCACCGAGAGGCGGAACAGCCGTGCTTTGGTCATCCTAGCTGTTGCTGGGGTGGTCTTTTTCTCCTGAGTTCACCTCAGCCTCACACAGTGCTGCTTGGGACACCACATTGTGCTGCTGACAAGGAGCCTGGAAGGGTACAAAAAACAAAGTTAGTCAGTCTCTCTGATGTAGAGTGACCCTGTAGGGTAACAGCTtccatgtgacaggtttcagagtaacagccgtgttagtctgtattcgcaaaaagaaaaggaggacttgtggcaccttagagactaaccaatttatttgagcataagctttcgtgagctacagctcacttcatcggatgcatacgccATACGTACTCCTGACCCTAAGGTTTTGTGTGACAGGAGCTGTATGAAACATCCTGTTCCCACCCAACCACACGCAGACCACTGGCCCTCATGGGGTTAAATGCAGGCCTTTCTCCTTGCTGTGCCCAGCACCAGTTGATAGCATAACCAGTTGCTCCTACCCCACTTACTGGGTTGCAGGTGGTTGGGGATTAGAAAGTGAAAGTAACCAGTTTCTTAGGCATGGTGCTGCATGCAGCCAGGTTAGAGCGGACTGGCCCTGCTAAGCGAGGGCTCTGGCTACTTTAGAGGATTGTTGGATTCAAAGTCAGTTATTATCTCCTGCAATTTTATCGTGAGTGTTGCAATAGCTGGCGTTTTTCTTAAGGGCTCCAGCTCCTAGAGTCATGTGATTACTTGAGAATCTCCACTTtcactacaaaaaaaaataaaaataagatttcAGCCCTCAtgagagaagcttgaaaacatgaacctgaaatctcaaaaatcagaaagaaagtaaaaaagtagccagaatttatttttttaaactcattttttaaaccaatattatTCACGTCAGGGGCCTGCCTCATGGTTTTTGAATACTTGACGTTAGCAATCCCATAACGTGGTCTCACTTCCTTCATTCAGATGCCCCTAAAGCCACAATACTGTGTTGAAAATAGAGGTTCTATCAGCTGAATGGGCGCGAAGGGTGTCTCTGCTGGGGACATCAGAGGTCAAAATTCACCTTCCTCCACAGACTGCGAGTTGGCCCAATGCTATGCTTTATCTAATCTCTGTTTGAATGTATTCCACGGATGATAACTCAATGACCTCTCTTGGCAGTTATTCCCTTGTCTATTTGCTTTTGCCACAAGGAGTTTTTCCTATGATTTAATCCAAACTTGCTTCTAATTTATTAAGGGGCCTGGCCCTGATAAAAAACATATTTAACATTCTTTAGGGTTTTACTGTGGCTGTTTGATTACTGCGATCATGCAGCTTCAGGGTTACTCCTGCAAATCTACTTTTCTCCAGCCAAGAGAAACCTGTCCTGCTTTTCTGGAATGTGTTGAGCAGGGGGGCCTCTTGTCTGGCCcaacatattttgcatttctagagCAGGTTCCATCCAAGCCATATTAGCTAAGCCTTGCAAACCACTTGGCAGGCGGTCCTATCCCAGTTACAGATAGAGAAATTGAAGCACAGAGGTTAAAATACTCGCCCAATATCTGTCAACATAGATTGTGTCAGAGTATGGAACAGAATGCAGATTTCCTAACTTCCCTTCACTAGCTGCACACATGATCCCAGAGGGAGGTTTGTGGAAGGGAAACAGCTGTACACCCCACTCCCAAGCACGGATGCATTTTTTCTAATCAGGGGATACATGCAAGGTGAGGGCTGGGGAGCCAAGCAAGCTGAATGCAGCGGCCTCAGCTCCTCCCCAGTTTAGCTCTTCCCATAGTCAGACCAGCAGCGGGGAAAAAGCTTGAGAGCTCAGGACTGCCCCACAAGCAAAGCCTCTCCAGTGTCTTGACAGAAGGTAGGAGGGAGCAAGGAACAGACAGCGTGTCAGAGCAGCATGGCCCAGTGGACAGGAcattggactgggattcaggttCTCCATggtctattcctagctctgccactgatccgCTGTGTGACccagacaagtcacttcacctccctgggcctctgttccccctcccatCGACTTTGTCTGTTTTGACTACAGAATCAGTACAGCAGGAGCTCTCTCTTACaatgggtttgtacagtgcctagcacaaatgGGCCACAACTCACTTGGGGCCTCTAGATACTACTGTAGTACAAACAATCAATAAGAATACacaagaggggagagagacactGAGTTGCCTTTTTGCACCTCGCTCAGCATGGACAGGGAAACTGGCCAGCTCTGTTTATTGTCAATTTCACGTCTTAGTTGTGATGCAGGAACCGAATTCTGCAGCATTCAGCTCTCACAAAATCCAAACTGTTTGCACTGAAACCAgtgtatttatttacttttagCTTTCatggtttccccctccccctaaaATTCTATTTATTTTCGGTCAACAAAACCGAGGTTTTGGGGATTAGTGTCGTTCAAAGGTCATCACTCCTGATCTTCACCCCGATCAACTGCAAATAAGTCCTCTCCTTGCCCTCTTGCAGTATATCAAGACTATTCAGCCACTCTGTCTGCTCCTTAAAGGACCTCAGACCCATCTTAGACAGTGCTCCTTTCATGAAGGTCAACTCAAACTAGTGAGGGCAGGACAACAGTTCAAACAACTGAGCTGAGTCTAAGCTGGTGACATGAAAGGACAATTGATAAACCCCAAGCAATTAGTATTATTCTTTGAATTGCTgtagtacctaggagccctagtcacggACAAGAAGCCCCCTGTGcgaggtgctgcacaaacactgaacaaaatagatgatccctgcctcaaagagcttgcaaGTAGCTGTAACACTGTGAGCATGTTTGCACAAGTTAACTTCCTGCAAAATCCATGTGATGCGCCCCTTGCACTGATATCAATAGTGCTACATGCATATGTGCAAAGAGAACAAATGGGAAGATAAACTGAGCAGAGTCATGTTTGCAGCAAGCAGGGTAGCAATGCAGCTTGCCTGGTTCAGCAGCCCAGGGAAAAATGGTCTTGCAGTTAAAACAAAAGGCCAGGAGTCAGGAGatccagattctgttctcagctccccatgggaacttgggccagtcacttgctgccaaattttcaaaagtggcctctgattttAGAGGCTCAACTCAACACACcttgagcactcacagctcccactgacttccaataGGCGCTGTAGGATGCTCAGCGCTTGGGGAAACCGGCCTCTTGTTGGGCTCCCAAAAACTGACCTACCCACAATAagtgaccacttttgaaaatgttggtcttggcctccctgtctcagtttcccacctgtaaaataggtaCAATGTAGGTGAATATTATGACCGGGGTAATTAGGCTGTTTAGTTCATTATTCTTTATAAGGCCCTTTGAGATCATTGGATGGCAGGCAGGGACCAGGGAAATGCAATGCATTAGAGAGGTTAGAAGGTTCCCAGTATTTTGAGAGAAagaatcatttttcttttttaaaacctctctctctgaTGAGATGTCACTTAGGAAGGTGAATAAAAAGGCGTTAACTACACAATCTCACTTCTGAAGAGCACTGAGGCTATCAACACAGAAAAGCACCAGTTAAAAACTCCCTAAAACACAAAAACAGCCCTTTCTGCTGACATCCTCATTCTGTTTAACGGCCTCAAAACAAACCATatccacatcagttatgaaaacaaaaccatttgtGCCCATTAAGTAGCTCTGAAAGGAGCCTTTTCAAAACCAGCACTGGgtttctttcctcccaaaatgttGAGGCCGTTTGCCAGCCAGTTCACATGCACACGGCCTCTCAGGGCAGCAACATTTCCACGTTGTAAagggagaaaaattaaaaataaagagcatCGGCCAAATCCGAGCAGAGCTTGGCAACAGTTCATTTGATTTAAAATACAACACCTGAAGCGGATTGGGATTCATGGCTAGGGGGGTTCTTCATGGAACCTCATGTTCCGCACCCCACCCAATGGGCAAGCATGGAGACTGGGATGGGAGAGACAAACTCTGACACCATCGGTAGTGAATTTTCTCTTATGGGAAACTTGCAGGGAAGGGAAGAATCTAAACAAGACGAGAGCGAGGCCGTGGGATTGTTGGCATGCAAAGGTAGCATGGGGTCAGCATCTGTTTTGAGACACTGCTCTCCATTCAGATGGAATCATGATAAACAGAAAACAGCAACCAAACCCCTCCCCGGtttgtaaacaaaaaacaaaaatggcgCAGAGGGAAAACTACACAACAAGGTCCAGTATGACAGCTCTGGGTACGTGTGCCCTGGAGACGAGCATACTTCCCTCTTTCCTAGATGCGAGCcaaagcatcatagaatcatagaactggaagagacctcaagagatcatctagtccagtccccatcactcatggcaggattaagtattatttagcctatccctgacaggtgtttgtctaacctgctcttaaaaatctccaatgatgaagactccagaacctccctaggcaatttattcaagtgcttaaccaccctgacagttaggaagtttttcctaatgtccaacctaaaccgcccttgctgcaatttaagcctattgcttcttgtcctatcctcagaggttaagaaaagcaatttttcttcctcctccttgtaacaaccttttacatacttgaaaaccgttatgtcccctctcagtcttctcttttccaaactaaacaaactcaattttttcaatcttccctcataggtcatgttttctagacctttaataatttttgtcgctcttctaaggactctctccaatttgtccacatccttcctgaaatgtggtgcccagatctggacacaatactcctgatgaagcctaatcagtgcagagtagagcagaagaattacttctcatgtcttgtttacaacacttctgctaatacattctagaatgatgttcacttttttttttttgcaacagagttgcactgttgactcatatttagcttgtgatcctatgactcccagatccctttccgcagtactccttcctaggtagtaatttctcattttgaatgcgtgcaactgattgttccttcctaaatggagtactttgcatttgtccttattgaatttcatccgatatacttcagaccatttctgaagtttgtccagatcattctgaattataatcctataccctaaagcacttgcaacccctcacaGGTtagtatcgtccacaaactttataagtgtactctctatgccattatctaaacctttgatgaagatattgaacagaaccggacccagaactgatccctgcgggaccccactcgctatgcccttccagcatgactgtgaaccactgataactactctctgggcacggttttccaactggttttgcacccaccttatagtcactccatctaggttgcatatccctagtttgtttaggtacagagaagggctactaggatgatccgaagaATGGAAAACGTGTCTttttgaaaggagactcaaggagcttggcttgtttagcctaactaaaagaaggttgaggggagatatgattgctctccataaatatatcagagggataaataccggagagggagaggaattatttaagctcagtaccaagctggacacaagaacaaatggatataaaccggccaccaggaagtttagacttgaaattagacgaaggtttctaaccatcagagtgaagttttggaatagccttccaacggaagcagtgggggcaaaagatctatctggctttaagattaaactcggtaagtttatggaggagatggtatgatgggataatatggttttgataattaaatattcatggtaaataggcctaatggcctgtgatgggatgggatctgagttacccaggaaagaattttctgtactatctggctggtgagtcttgcccatatgctcagggtttaacggatcgccatatttggggtcgggaaggaattttcctccaaggcagattggaagaggccctggaggtttttcgccttcctctgtagcatggggcacgggtcacttgctggaggattctctgctccttcaagtctttaaaccacgatttgaggacttcaatagctcagacataggcaAGAGGTTTttggcaggagtgggtgggtgaaattctgtggcctgcgttgcgcaggaggtcggactagatgatcataatggtcccttctgaccttaatagcTATGAATCAGCGTTTTAGCTCAATTTATCCAAAAACACTTAAAATGCACaatttagggattttttttccaatgcatTTGCTTGCACTGATCAGGTATGAAAGAGGCAAAGACCAGGAGTGGCTGGTGATCTAATTATCGCTTTGCACTGCAGCACCAAGCATTGAGATATGGATCTTGGATTCAGTCTCTTGTTCTGTTCGTCAGCAGGGGCTGGAAGAGCTGCGGATAGAATACATTCCATTCCGAAGAGTAAGAAGGCAGGTATTACTCAGCAATAATTCTCTAGGCAAGGTCAGTTAAGACAGGGACTGACTGGATCTAAGAGTTGCTTAGGAAGATGCAAAGGGAGCTAAAGGAGGGGTAaactgtagtgtgtgtgtgtatgcagggctgctggaactaggggtgctgggcgCAAGGCAGCACCCCCGACTTGAAGAgctttccatcatatacaggatttacagtttggttcaatggctctcagcacccccatacaaattgttccaacaccactACGTGTATGTGTGCGTGTTTATATGTCGATACTTAGGCTCGCAGCCTCAGCCCATTAATGGAAGATTTGGAATGCTGCTGCTTGGCacattgtttttttgttgtttgctgTATCTGTCGGCCTGTCTTGTTGGTAAGATTGTGAAttctttgcagcagggactgttTTCTATTCTGGTATGTACAGTGCCCAGAATAGTGGGTTCCCCCAACCCTGACTGGAGGCATTAGATGCTACTGGGAtgcaattaaataataataatgtttcaaagagagaaaaggagtacttgtggcaccttagagactaacaaatttatttgagcataagcttttgtgagctatagcttcATCCGattcatccgatgcatccgatgaagtgaactgtagctcacgaaagcttatgctcaaataaatttgttagtctctaaggtgccaccagtcctccttttctttttgcgaatacagactaacacggctgctactccgaaatgTTTCAAAGAGAATCATTCACTTGCAAACTCAACACCAATCACCCTCCATAACACGGTGCAGCTATAGCAGCCTGGCAGCACTGCTGTGAAGTCTCCCACCCCAGGATGCCCTCTCTCAAGTAACAAAAGTGTTTGCCTTACCAAAATGCAGAGTTTAGTGTTGTAACAAACACTCACGGCCCTCTGGATCATTGGAAGGATGTTCATTTTGAAAGCCACTGAATTCATGCAGCTTTACCCAGCCCACTCCCGGGGCTCAAGCCTGCTTTCCGGGGTACAGCACACATCTACCAGAGCACAGACTGAGTTTCCAAGATATATAGCAATGATCAGCGGAGGATCAAACAAAATCCTCTCCTGTTAACTCGGTCAGTGCCATATTCACTGATGGGATTTCTATCAGAGACCCATAATGGGACTTAGTTAAACTAAGCCAactaatggagaaaaaaaaattattctgtcaattattttctctttttcaatGTCAGTGTGATTTTAGTACTAAGAAAAGAAGCCAGGCTGAAAACATTGGAGACTAAAGgtctctatatatacacacagagagaacaaaggTCTGAGACAGGTGCCTGAGCCATAACCTGAAGAGAAAACCTCTACAGGTGAGTAGGGAGTTCACACTATATGGCCCACGCAGCCCTTGGTCTCAAAGCTGAGAATGCCAGCAAGAATGCCCTTCAATGCCAATTAAGGTGGTGGTATTTGTGATGCGGATGCCTGCCAAGTGGGAACTGGGTTGAGCACCAAACTCAATTCATACAGGCCAGGTAATAGCCATTGGATGGTAATAACTTAGCTACTACTGACCTGGCCCAGACTGGAACCCGTGACTGGCTCTCCCTCTCATTAGTAAGCCTGGCAATTTGTCTCAGGTAACAACAGTCACAGAAACCACCAGAGACAGTGGCTTCTAAACTCTGGCATAGAGCTGGGGTGTTTATCATAGGGGTCAGagtcctctgactccagtggtTATTATTGCAATGGATTCCATGactccctcttccccactcctAGGACTTCGTGCAACACTTTCCACTCCAGAGAAGCTGAAGATGCAGACCAGGCCTTCAGCAATGGGGCTTAAGAGCTGTTGCTATGACCCATTTTCTTCTGTTCCTGGTCCTTTaacattttttggggggtgaggggttttGCACAATATAACAGGACATGAGACTTTAGAAAAACTGTCAATTGCATTTTTTGCCACGACTTACCACATCTTTCCCCCGTGACTGCCAGGGAACTCTACTGTCCGTCACCTGAGccatccagccccctgagccataAATCACCAAACCTCGAGTGGGATATGTTTAGTCAAGCGCATTTCAGGTTTTTATTTCACTATATGGTGTAAAACGTTTGAGACCAACTCAGCTCCAGTGATCTGCTTTCTCTAAAAGGGGAAACTCAGCAGATTCTGACATCAGAGTCAGACCAGGACTGTGCTGACTTAGCCAAAACCAAGAAAGATTTTTGCTCATTCTGCAACATCCAAAATAAACTGCTTCACCCCCACGCTGCAAAAATCTAATGGCTTGTCTAGACAAGGTAAATTTGCATCAGTGTAACTACATCAGTGTCAGTATGTCACACTGATACAAACCCCTAGTGCAGACACAAATCGGGCTTACGctagtgcagcagttctcaaactgtgggtcaggatctcaaagtgggtcgtgaccctgttttaatggggtcgccagggctggcttagacttgctggggccaggggccaaAGCCCGAGTGCCACTGTTTGGAGCTGAAGCCAGAaggcttcagccttgggcagcggggctgaggttacaggccccctctctggggctgaagtccttgggctttggcttttcCCCATCCCCGGGGTAGTGGAGCTTTGGCCCCTCCCTGGGACCggatgggctcaggctttggtcccccatcctggggtggtatagtaattttttttgctattgcATCTTAGCCCAGTGTGGGATATATACATGGAGGGGTTGCACCAGCATAGCATCATCAGTGTAGCTACATCAGTGCATTAGACAGGATCTTAAAGCTGCACTTCAATAACCAACTGAAGTTAAACCCACTTTCCTTCATATTCATTCAAGCTTTTTTCCCCACCTCACTATCACAAAGTCCAATGCCATATGGGTTTAGCAGTACCAGCCGCCCCTTCTCTAATTATTTACTCGGAAGTGTTAACTCAAGAACCATAAACATTTCTAGGCCTTGTTCTACAAGGGGTTCCCAGAATACAACAGGTTTTATTTGTACATTACATTTGCTGCAAGGCCCAATACTCACCCATCAATTCTGGGCCTTTCAAATACTGTGGAGTCTGAGCAAGTCTCAGTTCCCATAGCCCTAGCCAACAAGAATCTGGGATGTTTCTGTTACATAGCTGGTCCAGAGAGCAAAGGTTGATGTATCAGAACACTGCGGTTCATACTGTCTGAGTTTACACTAGAAACCCCTTTTGTAAGGCCAATTTTCAAGTGTTTATAACTTTAGTATTTATAATTTACAGCTGTGACATTTTACTCCGTGCTGAAATTTTGCCTGTTGGGTTTCAGTGCAATTAATAAATTGCTTTATAGCTTAGAAGTTGAGTGCGTCAGCAAAGGGCAAGTTCTGATGGCCAACACTAGCTTGCAGCAGCCCACATGTTTATCAAACAAAGATTTCCCAGTAAAATGGTAATTTACCAGTTTTCTTTCTGTAGTATCTGATCAAAGTCTGCTGTTCTCTGGTCTTTAGAGCCCAGAAGAGGGGGCACAGACCTCAGGCTATTTAATACCCTGTCCCAGCTCAAGAgtgaaagctttttaaaatgtcaaatgggctattttaaaattataacccTAAGagtcagagagaaaaagaaaagcataaaAACACCAGAGAAGGGACTTCCTCATCCATTCACCACACCACAAACCGGTGAAGACCAATTCGGGACTGTCAGTTTCCAAAGCCATGGAAATGACTTGGGCTAATACAGGAAACACACATCTGAGTTACAAAACCCATTACACAATGTATTGAAACCTGAAACAAACATGTTACTCAGCTGCACTTGAAAGTACAGAGTCCCAACACGTCCCAGCCTGCCAGGGCTAGGACTATGGAGGAAGATGACTGCATCACTCAAGGATCCTCTAGGaccgtggttctcaaactttttttttccggcgaaccacttgaaaattgctgaggggtctcagcggaccacttaatgatctttccaaatgttgtttgtaacGTTAGCTATCTATTGTAAAGCGTGTTGGataaaagcactgtataaaaaaaccctcaataataaactttttttgttctacaaattaaagcacacaactcatattttaatatcagtagtcttacctttctaatgtgatggatgtgtcTTCTCTaccctgccacagcagcctccgagttggggctgggaaggaggtgggggtcTCTCTCCcaccacagagctggggctgggaaggagggccgtctctccccagcagccgcagccctggagctggggaaagtcacctctttctctggccaccccagccctgcacatcccaaattccccccaccccttcttctcacccctctgccccttcccatctACCTCTTATTCCCCCCAagaccaccacctcaccttacatgtgcgtcttctccagggtccaggcacctaattagagGAGTCATGCCTGCGAGGCTCCATTAGTTAGGTGGGTgacccttcattctctcgtgtgcggcCCTCCAGacacacaccttagagggaactatccgcagacctactgaatg
The Lepidochelys kempii isolate rLepKem1 chromosome 10, rLepKem1.hap2, whole genome shotgun sequence DNA segment above includes these coding regions:
- the CHST12 gene encoding carbohydrate sulfotransferase 12, with protein sequence MTKARLFRLSVVLGSVFMILLIIVYWDNVGTAHFYLHTSFSRPHVPDTPPTAAQDEEREGLLDMDEFLEKLLSSGLRQNGPLNRKTEQAPLQGSSRPDLGNLEENVRGYDWSTRITRVSLDQEKLQAERRRALREFCANSSFTFPAKERSFDDIPNYELNHLIVDDRHGIIYCYVPKVACTNWKRVMIVLSESLLDQGVPYRDPLDIPREHVHNSSTHLTFNKFWRRYGKFSRHLMKIKLKKYTKFLFVRDPFVRLISAFRSKFELENEEFYRRFAIPMLKLYSNHTNLPTSVSEAFKAGLKVSFPDFIQYLLDPRTEKMAPFNEHWRQVYRLCHPCQIDYDFVGKLETLNEDAAHLLQLLKVDRLLHFPPSYRNRTASSWEEDWFAKIPLAWRQQLYKLYEADFVLFGYPKPENLLKD